The sequence aaaaatgatttcatcTGGTATGAAAAACCTGATTTGATCGAATTAAACGAACAGGAGACTCTGATGATACAAAGTGCCGGAAGCGTAATTTTTCCGTTCGATGCAGGATCTTCATCTACAGCTTTTATTCCTTTGATTCTGGGAATCCAGATCTGCTCCTAAATTATTCTGCTGTTACTCCTCTGTTctggtttcatttttacagaaattatcTGCATCTTATAATCTCCAGAGTCAATAATTTCATCACAGGCGGCCTTATTCTCTTTTGAGTTTTTGAACCTACTAACAGattgacattttgtttaaacagccaggaaacaaaaataaaagtcctccAGTCTTATCTGTGCTGACTTCAATGGCTATAAatggctgttaaaaaaaaaagcagggcaGTGAACGCAGCACATGGAGGTTTGAAGTGGTTAGACTTTTCGTTTTCTATagctgagtgaaaaaaaaaaaaaaaaacacaaaaaaaggaaaatcatattcattttctttattctctaATCAGCTCTGTCCCCTCCAGTTGTGTTTGTCCTCCTGGAGTTCTTTTTGGTGATTCGTTCAAATGAGAGtgagtcagtcagtcagtcagaaaACGATCAACGGTACATCCATCAACCTGACCGAGGCTGGTAATGAAAGACTAACCCAACAGTGGGGTGGGACGTTACTCAGgtcagtaaaacaataaaaataataaaaacaactttcattCATCCAAtcactgtacaaaaaaacaacaaaaacttattCTGATGTCGTACAAaatatcctttaaaaaaaaaggaaaaaaaagtgtttttatacaGCTTGTGGGTAAATGATGTGTCGAACTCTGGTATAAAATTCAACACATCATTCATCCAGatcaacaaaaatatatatattaaaaaaaaatcttcaagtTTTTCAAACTATTCAAAACATAAATGCTGGTAAGACTTATCAGCACAGCTGAAACTCAACATCAAAACTTTCAATTTCTCCAAAAAGGGTCAAGAACCGAGCAGCTTCTGAATAAACCGATGTCATTGAACGCACCGTTGTTTAACTGCAGGAAAGGTTCAGATGCTCACTACGATCATTTTAAAGCTAatgtgaattgttttttttaataaaagttgacCTGAGAGGAGGATCTTGAGTCGttcaacctttaaaaacaacattttgttgcttttattttacttatttctaTCTTTGTTTGCACAgaactagtttttttttgcactcatTCCTGAGGatgtctctgtgtttacagtTCAGATGTGGCAGTAAGTCCGACAAGGGGCTGTGAGCCGAGTCCCCATCCGCTTCCCCTGGACACCAGTTACTGTTCGGGACGGTCCGGAGGCGGGAGCGAGCTGCCCAGAGGGTCCAGCTCCACAGGAACGGGCTTCTCGCCGGCGGACCGGTCTTCGTCATCGTTGTCAGAACTCCAGCCCGTGATGACGCTCATGGATATTTCCCCTGAACGACACAAAACGGAAACGAGTGACCCAAAAAGTGCCAGTCCAGACTGATATGTCCTGTTATCTGTACGTGTCGGACTTGATTTACAGCTAGAATTTCCACTGAggaatatttaaagtttatttaaatgatgcaaacagattcttttagttttttttttaggtgtgtaCAGGTAAAAGTCAGATACTTACTGGTTTCATTTTCTGTAGGAATTTCTGTCCCATAATGAAAACTATTCTCCTTTTCTGCTGATTTCTTAAAGTTCTccagctaaacaaacaaacatactgtacattAGTAATGCAACATCACCGAGGTGTGAAAGTAAAATACATtatactgccaaaagtattcactcgtcTCCCTTCACACATGAACTTGAGTAACATCTCATTCTTAATCCAtggggtttaatatgatgttggcccaccctttaaTGCTATAACAGCTTttactcttctgggaaggctttccacaggtttaggattGTTTAGGGGaatttttgtccattcttccagaagctcatttgtgaggtcagacattGATGTTGGAtaagaaggcctggctctcttcttccacaccaaacttgctcatccatgtctttatggaccttgctttgtgcactgatgagcagccatgttggaacaggaaggggccgtccccaaactgCTCCTACAAATTTTGGAGGAGCACCACGCTGGAGTTCACTGAACtactgagagcgacccattctttcacaaacgtttgtagaagcagtctgcgtgtctaggtgcttgattttatacagcCGAGTTCACTGATTTGGAGGGTGAGTGAATTCTTTTGGCGATAGACAGCAGCTCAGGCTGGACGTGTTCACCTCTGTACATATGGAGTCTGACAGTCTGCTGGTGAGAAGTCCTTTGCTGCCAAACTTacagaaactgcagaaaagCAAAAGCAGCGTCAATTATCGCCCTCTGCATGAAAAACAGGATCGACTCCAACAAGAGCGGAATTACCTTGAGCTTTGTGATAATGCTGGCTCACAGTCAACTGAGGTCTCAGGGCTcttcagaagaaaaataaagtttttacacagaaagaaaacagtgaacGGAAGAATGACAACAAGAGGCAAAAAGGAAGCTCTCACCGTCGCAGCGCTGCCGTTCGCCTTTGAATCGCAGGTCGTTTTAGTGTCTCGGTTTCGAGCTTCTTGCTGGCGCTTTGCCCTCACGTAATCAAATGTGCTCATACCTTTGTGAACTGTGAAACCGAGGGAAGCGCTAAAGCATGAAGGAATCACACTGGAATACAGGCTGGGAGGTGTAAAGGAGGCGTGACTCACGCAGGTACAGGTGAAAGCCCAGCAGGtgacagagcagcagcaggcagGCGGCGCTCAGCATGACGGTGATGAACGTTAATATGAGGAACCCAGCTGTGGTCGTCTTCACGGGCGCCAGCGGTAAAAACACCAGCCACGTCGTATTCCCCAGCGTcgctttgaaatgaaaaaataaataaattaaagaatatCAGGAACATAGAGAAAGGCTTTTTGTCCTGGTTGGTAAACTCACTGTCAAACTGCGGCGCGGTTCGAAGGCTGCGTGGGTTCAGGTAGTGTTGAATAAACGTGAACAGAATGACAACAACCAGCACAAAGACGCCGACGGTGGCCGAGACCAGGGCCCCGAAGAAGAACCTGGGATGAACGAAGCCCGCTGGTTATTTACGCAGCATGctgggatttattttaaaaatatatataaaaaaaaaaaatcagatgaagGGAGACGACTCTTttgtcccaaaaaaaaaaacaaaaaaaaaacaacaaaaacgtcATCTCACCGGTAGTTCCTCCGACCCACGCAGGTGTTCAACCATTTGCAGTGATGGTCGAAGCCTTCCACGCATTTGTTGCAAGTGCCGCAGTGTTTCACCTTCGACCCGCTGCAGAGCGAATGACACGACACCAGTTAACTTCAGCTTCTAACACAACGTTATTTTTCAAAACGTTACATTTCTGTGCTTTACTTTCTGCAAACTAACTTGAtgctgattgttttctttttgttatccccccccccccNNNNNNNNNNNNNNNNNNNNNNNNNNNNNNNNNNNNNNNNNNNNNCCCCCCCCCCCCGTAGCTTTTTTGACTGTCAGTCATccgtgtctgtctgcagctttcCCAGTTTCCCCCCGCCGGACCCTAGCTCCACCATCTTGGGCCGCGAATGGCAAACGCTCTCACTGAACACCTCGTTCTGCAGGTTCTGGCTGAAAAGGCGGCTGGTAGCAAAGTGCCTAAAGATCTGATTTAAGATGGATTCTTCACCAAGCTGCTTGTCTTGTGTCGACACGATACTAGTTCACCTTTAAGGGAGCTTCTTTTGTGTCTAAACGACTCACGGGTCAGCGTTAAACGGCTtaacgaacacaaaaatggtctATGGATCAGGACggctttaaaggaaaaaaaagaaaaaaagaggaaaagtctggctccttggaagaaAGACCGTCGCACAGGACTATTTTTAAAAGCTACTAAAAAGCTCATTAGAATTCTGAGGTGAAACCTGCTAAAATAGGTTCTCTTAGTTCTTCTTAAgactgcaaataaaatgtatttagcATCAAAATCTGCCCGAGGATTAACGGCGACTGAACATCCTCATCAGTGCGGCCCCTGCGTACACCGTGACGTCGCACAGGTAGCAGTGCTGGTCCTGGATGACGTGGGCCCGCTTCGTCCGGTCGAACGCCGGCATCGAGGCAGAGTAGCTCCGTTTGGCCCTCACGCTTCCATCCGCTGGGTCTACAGTCAGAGCAGCGAGATGGGCGAACAGGTGCACGACGAATGACACGCCCGTCACCTGGAGGAAGACTggagttaaaggaaagaaaagaaaggtgGCATATCTTCTTCAAACCATGAGAAAATACAGATAACTCCTAAACCTCCATTAGAACttcaaagtttataaaataaatcaaacttgcCGTGCTCAGAGTGtgcgttggggatgactctcagcgaccacCACGGCAAATCTTAGCTACATATCTGTTATATGGACCgtgttatacccatttttgcgcttcctaaggttgattagctgtggcggccatcttgtttcGAGCTGACTCCAAAGAGTAATGAGTTCTAGACGTACACCTCATGAtcactttctgggagtttcgttaaaatccgtgCAGTGGCtcgtgagatgttttgctaattgaCAGCCAAAGAGGCCGCTTTGCCTTTTCGTGGCGGCGGGGCGACAAACGCGACGGCCAAACCGAAACGCCTGGCGGGAAGAGGATCCTGAGCGCAGCGGCAGATCTacaacagagcagctgaaagaaagaaagaaaaaaaaaagggttgatTTGTTGCGATTGGCAAAGTCAAAGTCCGAGATGTCGGCCCGCCTGAAACAGTGGTGAGAGATTAAAGCGGCCGAGCgtaaacaaacatctgcatACCTCAAAGAGGTGAAGCGATATAAAGAAGAGCGCGCCGGATCCTCTGCAAACCAAGAGGCCGATTTGATCACACTTCGCTTGTGTTTGCTcatttgcctgtctgttagcgaaatatctcccaaaccactggacacatttcagTGAAACCTCCCAGAAGGTGATCGCCGGGAGGACGACTGCAACCGATTCACGTCTGTAGTCAACCGGATTCAGATCACAAACGTGACcataactcagtcggttttagagatactgagctcaaagttcggcgtggtagtagctgagagtcctccccggCGCACGCTCTGAGCGCGTTTGAAACGTTGGCACGCGAGGTGGCTTAAAATGGTTCCAGTCGACGAGTTCAGGGAAGCGTCTGCATTTTGGCCTACATTTAGCTGAGTAACGACACAAAGTCGTGTCTTTTAttgaacagatttgttttgtctgttgaaAGGATGGCCTTGAAGTTGAAAGAGGCTGTGCTCACTTCCTTATTATGACTGTACGAAGGAAAAACAGCTCACATCAGAACTGCTTGGCGTTTTCAGCTCCGCACAGCTGCTACTACGTCGCTGAGAGTTTCGAGCGTTTGTTGTCGCCGTGCGCCCGTTCGTACTCCTTGTCAAAGCTGCACGCGAGACGTTCCTGTGCTGCTTTACTTTAGACATTACATTTATTCTACCTGATCCCCTCCTGTGTGTGTAAATTGAGGGGGGGGGCTTCTCTCCGAGCTGCTGCAAGAGTTTGTTTGTAAGGCATTTGGCAGGTTCAGTAAGACAAAAAGACCACTGTTGTGTTCCAGCGCGACAGAGACATACAGTTACATCTCCTGTCACTGGAGTCCACACAAACGAGCGGTCCTCGTCTCGTGCAGcagctcaaacaaacaaacatatatcaGGCGTTtaaaaagccccccccccactgCTGGGACACCGACAGCCGCGTTGCCCCGGCGTGTGAAGGATACAGAATAGGCCAAATGGCTCCACGGGCGAGGCAGGAGAGGGATGTGGACGCCGAAGCCGACCACGGCGAGGTAGCCGTACGCCAGCCACCCGACCAACTGCAAAGGATGCGGGGGCCACGACCACCCGTTGATCCTGGGGGGCCTTGAAGGGACCAGCTCGTTCTTGCTGCCACCCCGCGTGGGAGCCGTGCGCCTCAACCGCCGACCGAAGCAGTTCATCTGAAACGGGACAAGAGGAGAATAACCAACAGGCTttagtgcacacacacaggtccaGCTCCCGCAGAGTGTATCCACATTTGTTGGGGAAATGAGTTATGAAAATGAGCAAAGGATAAAGACGGCAACTGTTCCACTCTGATAGGAACTTACAGCAGAAAGAAACGTTTTTAGCCTACATTTAGGTGATATatgaatgaaacagaacaatataCAAACTTAAcagcacaacaaaataaatgtctttaatcTCATAAAGCTAGGACAACTTTCCAAAGAGTCTAAGTTTATTTAGTAAAATGGCAGGAGTGcataagtgattaaaaaaatgtaggcTGACTTAATTAATCAGAAGAAccatctaaataaaaatgaaatcctGTAGAAAACAGAGTATCAGAGGGGAAGGGTCAAACAAAGGTCAACCTCTCTGttctggtgcttttattttgaaaatctctTGATTTAAAAACTCGGCTAACTGTcctcaaatttacagataaaacagtttttttaccATTAAGGAGAGAACTCAATTTttacttaactttatttaagttaatataCAAAGTTTAATGTTTGCCATTGagttaaaacaagaataattggtttgtttttccttcctaAAACCTCATTTTTGCTAAACAACTAAGGCGACTAGCAAacattcttctgtttcagtcaAAAACAAATTAGCTAACGTCCTTAAagtaaactataaaaaacaTTCCAACAAAATTAAACGCCTATAGGAAGTCttcactaaataaaaaagaagctttcCATATGAATTACTTACTTTTTTCCAGGAGAAACGCATCAACTACGGTTTCTGATCCGATTTCCTCCGCATTGTTGAGTCCTAGAAGTCGTTTATCAGCCGTGCAGGTGCGACAGATAAATACATCCACATTAGAAAACCCACACAGCTACGACAGGGACAGCTGTAAGTCGCTCTCAGTCgtggttaaatgtttttttgtgcgTCCTTGTCACCGAAGGACGGGAGCAGAAAGTCGGAGAATCACCTCCGCGGGGCTGAGAACTGCTATAGCGACTGTGTCACTGCGCATGCGCGTTCCGAGTCACCCagcagcctttttatttatactgAGAAGATAATTAAATGTGCAGTTTGCCTTAAAAAAATCACcatcattgctttttttttattactttaggTCCTTATAAGTAAAAGAAACATCACGAGAACAAGAGAGAACTGCAGATATTTGCACTTAAAAGCTTGACTTTCAGCctagttttcttgtttgtgttacATACAAACGTATGAGTCAGCCatacttgtttattttcagttctttaaaagtACTGAGACACAATAAGAAGCATTTTTTCTTACTTAGAGCTTAGACCCGTagaccagaagatgtctgaatACTTGCCACTGCTTCACAccgtgtttatttttttagaaaatcttTTAACTGTAGGTGATCTATATTTGTCTGCACTACTAGCAGACAGTTATCGGATTTAAAATCACTCCCATGGTACAGAAATGCAGATAGAAGGTTTTCCgattttagtttgttaaataaattaaaaaacatgccTACAATTCCACGTGCAAGTGTTTATTAAGAGTTGCTTTGATACAAAAACCATACAAATACAATACAGTCTGTACACCTCCTTTCAGTCTTCAGATCAGTCCTCGCAACGATCAAACAGTTCAACAATGGGCGTTGGAATAAAGAAAACGGAGCGTCCGTGTGTGCAGTCAGCTGTTGGCCGAGCCCTCTGGCTCCGGAGACTGCAGGAACTCGTAGGGGTCGTGAATCATCTCGGAATGATCTCCAACACCCAGGTGTGACGGGCTCCCTGCGGAGACAAGAAAACACGGCTTTCACGCGCGCTGGAATCACCGCTCTGTGACCTGAAGACTAAAACGCCGCCCCTGCCGCAGATACCTAGGTGGTGCTGGTCTCTCTCAGAGGCGTTGGAAAGGGAGGACAGGTTGGACGAAGGCCTGGAGCAGACCCTATCCACCTGGGCCTCCTGGAACTCCTGCAGCAGCTTATCGGCGTCGTCGAAATGCTGGTGGCCTTCGTCGTTCCCAGGCTCCTTTTTCACCGGCTTAC is a genomic window of Kryptolebias marmoratus isolate JLee-2015 linkage group LG16, ASM164957v2, whole genome shotgun sequence containing:
- the zdhhc11 gene encoding palmitoyltransferase ZDHHC11 isoform X3; the encoded protein is MNCFGRRLRRTAPTRGGSKNELVPSRPPRINGWSWPPHPLQLVGWLAYGYLAVVGFGVHIPLLPRPWSHLAYSVTGVSFVVHLFAHLAALTVDPADGSVRAKRSYSASMPAFDRTKRAHVIQDQHCYLCDVTVGSKVKHCGTCNKCVEGFDHHCKWLNTCVGRRNYRFFFGALVSATVGVFVLVVVILFTFIQHYLNPRSLRTAPQFDTTLGNTTWLVFLPLAPVKTTTAGFLILTFITVMLSAACLLLLCHLLGFHLYLLHKGMSTFDYVRAKRQQEARNRDTKTTCDSKANGSAATSPETSVDCEPALSQSSSFCKFGSKGLLTSRLSDSICTELENFKKSAEKENSFHYGTEIPTENETREISMSVITGWSSDNDDEDRSAGEKPVPVELDPLGSSLPPPDRPEQ
- the zdhhc11 gene encoding palmitoyltransferase ZDHHC11 isoform X1 — translated: MRFSWKKMNCFGRRLRRTAPTRGGSKNELVPSRPPRINGWSWPPHPLQLVGWLAYGYLAVVGFGVHIPLLPRPWSHLAYSVTGVSFVVHLFAHLAALTVDPADGSVRAKRSYSASMPAFDRTKRAHVIQDQHCYLCDVTVGSKVKHCGTCNKCVEGFDHHCKWLNTCVGRRNYRFFFGALVSATVGVFVLVVVILFTFIQHYLNPRSLRTAPQFDTTLGNTTWLVFLPLAPVKTTTAGFLILTFITVMLSAACLLLLCHLLGFHLYLLHKGMSTFDYVRAKRQQEARNRDTKTTCDSKANGSAATSPETSVDCEPALSQSSSFCKFGSKGLLTSRLSDSICTELENFKKSAEKENSFHYGTEIPTENETREISMSVITGWSSDNDDEDRSAGEKPVPVELDPLGSSLPPPDRPEQ
- the zdhhc11 gene encoding palmitoyltransferase ZDHHC11 isoform X2, giving the protein MRFSWKKMNCFGRRLRRTAPTRGGSKNELVPSRPPRINGWSWPPHPLQLVGWLAYGYLAVVGFGVHIPLLPRPWSHLAYSVTGVSFVVHLFAHLAALTVDPADGSVRAKRSYSASMPAFDRTKRAHVIQDQHCYLGSKVKHCGTCNKCVEGFDHHCKWLNTCVGRRNYRFFFGALVSATVGVFVLVVVILFTFIQHYLNPRSLRTAPQFDTTLGNTTWLVFLPLAPVKTTTAGFLILTFITVMLSAACLLLLCHLLGFHLYLLHKGMSTFDYVRAKRQQEARNRDTKTTCDSKANGSAATSPETSVDCEPALSQSSSFCKFGSKGLLTSRLSDSICTELENFKKSAEKENSFHYGTEIPTENETREISMSVITGWSSDNDDEDRSAGEKPVPVELDPLGSSLPPPDRPEQ